Proteins from a single region of Nitrospira sp.:
- the ybgF gene encoding tol-pal system protein YbgF, whose amino-acid sequence MRARTVISTAIITGWLGWGVMMAGCAKHADFMQIRDQLSTISKTQDQDHQRVDAVVRRLEAIERSKDSKDTDVTKSRFDDVTARIQKLEGRLAKLEETAGQSSAKMDSSSEPRAAKAVKSTPPVEAVVTASGITPTSAFNLAYNDYLSGKYELSVAGFQRFIKDFPGTSLTPNAQYWLGESYYNLKDYGRAIQTFDYLVAEYPGNEKMPAALYKLGLATAEAGDLARSRKNLKRVLEEFPTSDESKLAKHKLAELR is encoded by the coding sequence ATGCGAGCCCGTACCGTCATATCCACAGCGATCATAACGGGATGGTTGGGATGGGGGGTGATGATGGCCGGATGCGCGAAGCACGCGGACTTCATGCAGATCCGCGACCAACTTTCGACCATCTCCAAAACGCAGGATCAAGATCATCAACGGGTCGATGCCGTGGTCCGTCGCTTGGAGGCAATCGAGCGGAGCAAGGATAGCAAGGATACAGATGTCACCAAGTCACGATTTGATGACGTGACCGCTCGTATTCAAAAGCTGGAAGGTCGTCTTGCGAAGTTGGAAGAAACGGCCGGCCAGTCCTCTGCCAAAATGGACTCCTCATCCGAGCCGCGTGCGGCGAAAGCGGTGAAGTCGACACCCCCGGTTGAGGCTGTGGTGACGGCATCAGGCATCACACCGACCTCGGCGTTTAATTTGGCCTACAATGACTATCTGAGCGGAAAATATGAGCTGTCAGTTGCGGGGTTCCAGCGGTTCATCAAAGACTTTCCCGGCACGTCGCTGACTCCCAATGCCCAATATTGGTTGGGGGAATCCTATTATAACTTGAAAGATTATGGGCGGGCCATCCAGACCTTTGATTATCTTGTGGCGGAGTATCCGGGGAATGAAAAAATGCCTGCGGCACTCTACAAGCTTGGGTTGGCCACGGCTGAAGCCGGCGATCTTGCCAGATCGCGAAAGAATCTGAAACGGGTGCTTGAGGAGTTCCCCACATCGGACGAGTCCAAGTTGGCCAAGCACAAGTTGGCCGAGCTCCGATGA
- the ybgF gene encoding tol-pal system protein YbgF, which produces MKSQLRTTHGVLLGLAVGGLFLPGCVAQQSDLKKTEKDFKQTSAKQTQEITTLREYEIPQLRGELEKALHLAKDLQARQEDLKYRSTQAEQQTKKLEQLAAKLETDGSTRYLWMQKSFETQDAKVSARLDDLSKAMEALKKEVIDVVQRTNEGLAKRVDAKLDGHQRELADHQNRMEQISQKFTQFNQALTGFREALTGLNDRVGEGEHASKNLAAKLDADSKNTATHAEDVNRSVVSITKALEAVGKKVTARLDEQDGRIDALVKTVEQVSHKPVSSPQAPKSVPHSSSGPNELTSEGGDASKVSSGQETSGGVTTIVPPQESPKSEPVQVTADPPDRVRYERLLALFRDGDLEGARQGFAGFLDEFPNSNLAPNARFWLGESYFGKKDFQKAIDAYDKVEVDYPSSEKVPSAILKKGYAYLAMKDKKRASSAFKQVVTLYPKSVEAGKASDKLVQLKEGR; this is translated from the coding sequence ATGAAGTCTCAACTGCGAACCACGCATGGGGTCCTGCTTGGGCTGGCCGTGGGCGGACTCTTCTTGCCGGGCTGTGTCGCACAGCAGTCTGACCTGAAAAAGACCGAAAAAGATTTTAAGCAGACCAGTGCCAAGCAGACGCAAGAAATTACCACGCTGCGCGAGTATGAGATCCCCCAGTTGCGGGGAGAACTGGAGAAGGCGCTGCATCTGGCAAAGGATCTCCAGGCGCGACAGGAAGATCTCAAATATCGGTCAACGCAGGCGGAACAGCAGACGAAGAAGCTGGAGCAGTTGGCGGCGAAGCTGGAAACTGACGGCAGTACTCGTTATCTCTGGATGCAGAAGAGCTTTGAGACCCAGGATGCGAAGGTGTCCGCACGTCTGGACGATCTGTCGAAGGCGATGGAGGCGCTCAAGAAAGAGGTCATCGACGTCGTGCAACGGACGAATGAGGGTTTGGCCAAACGTGTCGATGCGAAGCTGGACGGACATCAACGGGAGCTGGCGGATCATCAAAATCGGATGGAGCAGATCTCTCAAAAGTTTACGCAGTTCAATCAGGCGCTGACAGGGTTTCGAGAGGCGCTGACCGGTCTGAATGATCGTGTGGGTGAAGGGGAGCATGCCTCGAAGAATCTTGCCGCGAAGCTCGACGCGGATTCAAAAAATACGGCGACGCATGCAGAAGACGTGAATCGGAGCGTGGTCTCCATCACGAAGGCGCTTGAAGCCGTCGGAAAGAAGGTCACGGCTCGCCTTGATGAGCAAGACGGCCGTATTGATGCTCTGGTGAAGACGGTTGAACAGGTGTCACATAAGCCTGTGTCATCGCCTCAGGCTCCTAAATCTGTCCCGCATTCGTCGTCGGGGCCGAACGAGCTTACGTCGGAAGGAGGAGATGCATCAAAAGTCTCTTCCGGGCAGGAGACATCCGGTGGTGTGACGACGATTGTTCCGCCTCAAGAATCGCCGAAGTCGGAACCTGTTCAGGTGACAGCCGATCCCCCGGATCGGGTTCGCTATGAACGGTTGTTGGCCTTGTTTCGGGACGGGGATTTAGAAGGAGCCAGGCAGGGATTCGCTGGATTCCTCGATGAGTTCCCCAATTCGAACCTTGCGCCGAACGCAAGATTTTGGCTGGGAGAGTCTTATTTCGGAAAGAAAGATTTTCAGAAAGCCATTGATGCGTACGATAAGGTCGAGGTCGACTATCCGAGCAGTGAAAAGGTGCCGTCGGCCATTCTGAAGAAGGGCTATGCGTATCTGGCCATGAAGGACAAGAAGCGAGCCTCATCGGCCTTCAAACAGGTTGTCACCCTCTATCCTAAAAGTGTCGAGGCAGGGAAAGCATCAGATAAGTTGGTTCAACTGAAGGAGGGGCGGTAA
- the pal gene encoding peptidoglycan-associated lipoprotein Pal encodes MKTLAIIPLPVILGLLLLVSPACSKKAVQSGGDTRALQEEMARGGGAKGGASSSFPDTSLSGRDDASGLRGLDRNPSEERLGGGTGSDGHNGSGTNGNRLMTKSDPGAAARQLAEIRAEQTASAAAGLRDVFFGYDSFSITDEGRHALSSDAEWIKSNPQTQLKIEGHCDERGTSAYNLVLGEKRAKAVRNYLVELGIAPQHLSVVSYGKERPFCTEHGEHCYSMNRRGHLVVKVGK; translated from the coding sequence ATGAAAACGTTAGCCATCATCCCCCTGCCAGTGATTCTCGGTCTGCTCCTCCTGGTAAGCCCGGCGTGTTCCAAGAAGGCGGTCCAGTCGGGGGGAGATACCCGTGCCTTACAGGAAGAGATGGCACGAGGTGGAGGGGCGAAAGGTGGGGCCAGTTCAAGTTTTCCCGATACGTCGTTGTCCGGAAGAGATGATGCGAGCGGTCTCCGGGGGTTGGACCGAAACCCCTCTGAAGAGCGACTCGGCGGCGGCACGGGTAGCGATGGCCACAACGGAAGCGGAACCAATGGCAATCGGCTGATGACCAAGTCTGATCCCGGGGCTGCTGCACGTCAGCTTGCTGAAATACGTGCGGAGCAGACGGCATCGGCTGCTGCCGGTTTGCGGGATGTGTTTTTTGGGTATGATAGCTTTTCTATCACCGATGAGGGGCGCCACGCGCTCAGCAGCGATGCGGAGTGGATCAAATCAAATCCGCAAACGCAGCTGAAGATTGAAGGACATTGTGACGAACGCGGCACCTCGGCGTATAACCTGGTGCTGGGGGAGAAACGGGCGAAAGCCGTTCGAAACTATCTTGTTGAGCTGGGGATAGCTCCTCAACACCTCTCGGTCGTCTCGTATGGAAAAGAACGGCCGTTTTGCACAGAGCATGGGGAACACTGTTACTCGATGAATCGTCGAGGGCATCTCGTGGTCAAGGTGGGGAAGTAG